The following are encoded together in the Populus trichocarpa isolate Nisqually-1 chromosome 5, P.trichocarpa_v4.1, whole genome shotgun sequence genome:
- the LOC7485622 gene encoding phospholipase D delta isoform X2: protein MEAADDNPKTATSILHGDLDLRIIEARRLPNMDLVSDRLRRCFTVFDSCRDPCSKERKEQQHRRHKIITSDPYVMVGVSGARVARTRVISNNQNPIWNEHFKIPLAHPAEKIEFYVKDDDMFGAEFIGIASVEVEKILSGETIKDWFPIIGLYGKPPKTGCALHVEMKFTKCEQIDNKLGVENCYFPVRHGGNVTLYQDAHVPDSSLPEIELENGNLFRHEKCWEDICHAIVEAHHLVYIVGWSIYHKVRLVREPSKPLPRGGDLNLGELLKYKSQEGVRVLLLVWDDKTSHNKFFIRTTGVMQTHDEETRKFFKHSSVNCVLSPRYPGSKLSFFKQQVVGTLYTHHQKCVIVDAQASGNNRKITAFIGGLDLCDGRYDTPEHRLFQDLDTVFQDDYHNPTFPAGTMGPRQPWHDLHCKIEGPAAYDVLTNFEQRWRKASKWSEFGRSFKRSTPWRDDSLIKLERISWIHGPSPSVPSDDPKLWVSNEDDPENWHVQVFRSIDSGSLKGFPKDVYRAEKQNLVCAKNMVIDKSIQTAYVQAIRLAQHFIYIENQYFLGSSFAWSEYKNAGAENLIPMELALKIASKIRAKERFAVYVVIPMWPEGAPTSASVQEILFWQGQTMQMMYEVIAKELKSMNLENSHPQDYLNFYCLGNREQVPGSDKSCDQTVSMSQKFQRFMVYVHAKGMIVDDEYIILGSANINERSMAGSRDTEIAMGAYQPHHTWSNKKRHPLGQVYTFIIVV, encoded by the exons ATGGAAGCAGCAGACGATAATCCGAAGACAGCAACATCGATTCTCCATGGAGACCTTGATTTAAGAATAATCGAAGCTCGAAGGTTACCAAACATGGATTTAGTATCAGACCGTCTTCGTCGATGTTTTACTGTATTTGACTCGTGTCGGGATCCATGCtccaaagagagaaaagaacagCAACACCGCCGCCACAAGATCATTACAAGTGACCCATACGTTATGGTTGGGGTATCGGGCGCAAGAGTCGCCCGCACGCGCGTGATTTCGAACAATCAAAATCCGATATGGAACGAACACTTCAAGATTCCTTTGGCTCACCCGgctgaaaagattgaattttacGTGAAAGATGATGACATGTTCGGTGCTGAGTTTATAGGGATAGCAAGTGTTGAAGTAGAGAAGATCTTGTCAGGTGAAACGATCAAGGATTGGTTTCCCATAATCGGATTGTACGGAAAACCGCCAAAAACTGGATGTGCCCTTCACGTCGAGATGAAATTTACGAAATGTGAGCAGATTGATAATAAACTCGGGGTTGAAAATTGTTATTTTCCGGTGAGGCATGGAGGGAATGTTACCCTTTATCAGGACGCGCATGTGCCGGATTCGAGCTTGCCGGAGATTGAATTAGAGAATGGGAATTTGTTCAGGCATGAGAAATGCTGGGAGGATATATGTCATGCTATAGTAGAAGCACATCATTTGGTTTATATAGTTGGTTGGTCGATTTATCATAAGGTAAGATTGGTGAGGGAGCCTTCAAAACCATTGCCGAGAGGTGGGGATTTGAATTTGGGAGAATTGCTCAAGTATAAATCACAAGAAGGTGTGAGAGTTCTGTTGCTGGTTTGGGATGATAAGACTTCTcataacaagttttttattcGCACG ACTGGAGTGATGCAAACTCATGATGAAGAGACGCGGAAGTTTTTCAAGCATTCTTCAGTGAATTGTGTACTGTCGCCGCGTTATCCAGGCAGTAAGCTCAGCTTTTTCAAGCAGCAG GTTGTTGGGACCCTCTATACACATCATCAGAAATGTGTAATTGTGGATGCACAGGCATCTGGAAACAACCGGAAGATAACTGCTTTTATAGGGGGTCTAGATCTTTGTGATGGCCGCTATGATACACCTGAACATCGGTTATTTCAGGATCTCGACACTGTATTTCAGGATGATTATCATAATCCAACATTTCCC gCAGGAACAATGGGCCCAAGGCAGCCATGGCATGATTTGCATTGCAAAATCGAAGGGCCTGCTGCATATGATGTGCTTACTAATTTTGAGCAGCGATGGAGGAAAGCCTCAAAATGGTCAGAGTTTGGACGAAGTTTTAAAAGGTCAACGCCTTGGCGCGACGATTCATTAATAAAGTTAGAACGGATCTCATGGATACATGGTCCTTCCCCATCAGTCCCCAGTGATGATCCTAAATTATGGGTGTCCAATGAAGATGATCCTGAAAACTGGCATGTTCAG GTTTTCCGATCTATAGATTCGGGATCTTTGAAAGGATTTCCCAAAGATGTTTATCGAGCTGAAAAGCAG AACCTTGTTTGTGCTAAAAATATGGTCATTGACAAGAGCATTCAGACAGCATATGTTCAGGCAATCAGATTGGCCCAGCACTTCATATATATTGAGAATCAATATTTCCTTGGGTCATCGTTTGCGTGGTCAGAATATAAAAATGCAG GTGCTGAAAATTTAATTCCTATGGAGTTGGCATTGAAGATAGCAAGTAAAATAAGAGCAAAGGAGAGATTCGCTGTTTATGTTGTGATACCAATGTGGCCTGAGGGTGCTCCCACTTCTGCCTCTGTACAAGAAATTCTCTTTTGGCAg GGACAGACGATGCAAATGATGTATGAAGTGATAGCAAAAGAGTTGAAATCCATGAATCTTGAGAATTCACATCCACAAGACTACCTAAATTTCTACTGTCTTGGTAATAGGGAACAAGTGCCAGGTTCAGACAAGTCTTGCGACCAGACG GTTTCCATGTCTCAAAAATTTCAACGGTTTATGGTTTACGTACATGCAAAGGGAATGATAGTAGATGACGAGTACATAATACTGGGATCTGCCAATATTAACGAACGATCTATGGCCGGTTCAAGAGATACTGAGATAGCAATGGGCGCATATCAGCCTCATCATACGTGGAGCAATAAGAAGAGACATCCACTAGGCCAGGTTTATACCTTCATTATAGTAGTTTAA
- the LOC7485622 gene encoding phospholipase D delta isoform X1, which produces MEAADDNPKTATSILHGDLDLRIIEARRLPNMDLVSDRLRRCFTVFDSCRDPCSKERKEQQHRRHKIITSDPYVMVGVSGARVARTRVISNNQNPIWNEHFKIPLAHPAEKIEFYVKDDDMFGAEFIGIASVEVEKILSGETIKDWFPIIGLYGKPPKTGCALHVEMKFTKCEQIDNKLGVENCYFPVRHGGNVTLYQDAHVPDSSLPEIELENGNLFRHEKCWEDICHAIVEAHHLVYIVGWSIYHKVRLVREPSKPLPRGGDLNLGELLKYKSQEGVRVLLLVWDDKTSHNKFFIRTTGVMQTHDEETRKFFKHSSVNCVLSPRYPGSKLSFFKQQVVGTLYTHHQKCVIVDAQASGNNRKITAFIGGLDLCDGRYDTPEHRLFQDLDTVFQDDYHNPTFPAGTMGPRQPWHDLHCKIEGPAAYDVLTNFEQRWRKASKWSEFGRSFKRSTPWRDDSLIKLERISWIHGPSPSVPSDDPKLWVSNEDDPENWHVQVFRSIDSGSLKGFPKDVYRAEKQNLVCAKNMVIDKSIQTAYVQAIRLAQHFIYIENQYFLGSSFAWSEYKNAGAENLIPMELALKIASKIRAKERFAVYVVIPMWPEGAPTSASVQEILFWQGQTMQMMYEVIAKELKSMNLENSHPQDYLNFYCLGNREQVPGSDKSCDQTVSMSQKFQRFMVYVHAKGMIVDDEYIILGSANINERSMAGSRDTEIAMGAYQPHHTWSNKKRHPLGQVYGYRMSLWAEHLGLVDNLFKEPGSLDCVKSVNKIAEDNWKKFTAEDFTLLQGHLLKYPVEVDGNGKVSPLPGQETFPDVGGKVLGARTNLPDALTT; this is translated from the exons ATGGAAGCAGCAGACGATAATCCGAAGACAGCAACATCGATTCTCCATGGAGACCTTGATTTAAGAATAATCGAAGCTCGAAGGTTACCAAACATGGATTTAGTATCAGACCGTCTTCGTCGATGTTTTACTGTATTTGACTCGTGTCGGGATCCATGCtccaaagagagaaaagaacagCAACACCGCCGCCACAAGATCATTACAAGTGACCCATACGTTATGGTTGGGGTATCGGGCGCAAGAGTCGCCCGCACGCGCGTGATTTCGAACAATCAAAATCCGATATGGAACGAACACTTCAAGATTCCTTTGGCTCACCCGgctgaaaagattgaattttacGTGAAAGATGATGACATGTTCGGTGCTGAGTTTATAGGGATAGCAAGTGTTGAAGTAGAGAAGATCTTGTCAGGTGAAACGATCAAGGATTGGTTTCCCATAATCGGATTGTACGGAAAACCGCCAAAAACTGGATGTGCCCTTCACGTCGAGATGAAATTTACGAAATGTGAGCAGATTGATAATAAACTCGGGGTTGAAAATTGTTATTTTCCGGTGAGGCATGGAGGGAATGTTACCCTTTATCAGGACGCGCATGTGCCGGATTCGAGCTTGCCGGAGATTGAATTAGAGAATGGGAATTTGTTCAGGCATGAGAAATGCTGGGAGGATATATGTCATGCTATAGTAGAAGCACATCATTTGGTTTATATAGTTGGTTGGTCGATTTATCATAAGGTAAGATTGGTGAGGGAGCCTTCAAAACCATTGCCGAGAGGTGGGGATTTGAATTTGGGAGAATTGCTCAAGTATAAATCACAAGAAGGTGTGAGAGTTCTGTTGCTGGTTTGGGATGATAAGACTTCTcataacaagttttttattcGCACG ACTGGAGTGATGCAAACTCATGATGAAGAGACGCGGAAGTTTTTCAAGCATTCTTCAGTGAATTGTGTACTGTCGCCGCGTTATCCAGGCAGTAAGCTCAGCTTTTTCAAGCAGCAG GTTGTTGGGACCCTCTATACACATCATCAGAAATGTGTAATTGTGGATGCACAGGCATCTGGAAACAACCGGAAGATAACTGCTTTTATAGGGGGTCTAGATCTTTGTGATGGCCGCTATGATACACCTGAACATCGGTTATTTCAGGATCTCGACACTGTATTTCAGGATGATTATCATAATCCAACATTTCCC gCAGGAACAATGGGCCCAAGGCAGCCATGGCATGATTTGCATTGCAAAATCGAAGGGCCTGCTGCATATGATGTGCTTACTAATTTTGAGCAGCGATGGAGGAAAGCCTCAAAATGGTCAGAGTTTGGACGAAGTTTTAAAAGGTCAACGCCTTGGCGCGACGATTCATTAATAAAGTTAGAACGGATCTCATGGATACATGGTCCTTCCCCATCAGTCCCCAGTGATGATCCTAAATTATGGGTGTCCAATGAAGATGATCCTGAAAACTGGCATGTTCAG GTTTTCCGATCTATAGATTCGGGATCTTTGAAAGGATTTCCCAAAGATGTTTATCGAGCTGAAAAGCAG AACCTTGTTTGTGCTAAAAATATGGTCATTGACAAGAGCATTCAGACAGCATATGTTCAGGCAATCAGATTGGCCCAGCACTTCATATATATTGAGAATCAATATTTCCTTGGGTCATCGTTTGCGTGGTCAGAATATAAAAATGCAG GTGCTGAAAATTTAATTCCTATGGAGTTGGCATTGAAGATAGCAAGTAAAATAAGAGCAAAGGAGAGATTCGCTGTTTATGTTGTGATACCAATGTGGCCTGAGGGTGCTCCCACTTCTGCCTCTGTACAAGAAATTCTCTTTTGGCAg GGACAGACGATGCAAATGATGTATGAAGTGATAGCAAAAGAGTTGAAATCCATGAATCTTGAGAATTCACATCCACAAGACTACCTAAATTTCTACTGTCTTGGTAATAGGGAACAAGTGCCAGGTTCAGACAAGTCTTGCGACCAGACG GTTTCCATGTCTCAAAAATTTCAACGGTTTATGGTTTACGTACATGCAAAGGGAATGATAGTAGATGACGAGTACATAATACTGGGATCTGCCAATATTAACGAACGATCTATGGCCGGTTCAAGAGATACTGAGATAGCAATGGGCGCATATCAGCCTCATCATACGTGGAGCAATAAGAAGAGACATCCACTAGGCCAG GTATATGGGTACCGAATGTCTCTCTGGGCAGAACATTTGGGGCTGGTTGATAACTTGTTTAAAGAGCCTGGAAGTTTGGATTGTGTCAAGAGCGTGAACAAAATCGCTGAAGATAACTGGAAGAAGTTCACGGCGGAGGATTTTACACTATTGCAAGGACATCTTCTTAAATACCCTGTGGAGGTTGATGGCAATGGCAAGGTAAGCCCTTTGCCAGGGCAAGAGACTTTCCCGGATGTTGGTGGCAAGGTGCTTGGAGCCCGTACAAACCTTCCCGATGCATTAACTACATAG
- the LOC7485623 gene encoding plastocyanin A, chloroplastic codes for MATVTSAAVSIPSFTGLKAGSASNAKVSASAKVSASPLPRLSIKASMKDVGAAVVATAASAMIASNAMAIDVLLGADDGSLAFVPSEFSISPGEKIVFKNNAGFPHNIVFDEDSIPSGVDASKISMSEEDLLNAKGETFEVALSNKGEYSFYCSPHQGAGMVGKVTVN; via the coding sequence ATGGCCACTGTCACCTCTGCTGCTGTTTCAATCCCTTCTTTCACCGGTCTTAAGGCAGGCAGTGCCTCCAATGCTAAAGTCAGTGCCAGTGCCAAGGTCTCAGCCTCTCCACTCCCAAGGCTCAGCATCAAGGCCTCAATGAAAGACGTTGGTGCTGCCGTTGTCGCCACCGCTGCTAGCGCAATGATTGCTAGCAATGCTATGGCCATCGACGTCTTGCTTGGAGCTGACGATGGATCATTGGCTTTTGTTCCCAGCGAGTTCTCCATATCCCCTGGTGAAAAGATCGTCTTCAAGAACAATGCCGGATTCCCACACAACATTGTCTTCGACGAGGATTCTATTCCAAGTGGGGTTGATGCGTCAAAAATCTCCATGAGTGAGGAGGATCTCCTCAATGCCAAAGGAGAGACTTTCGAAGTTGCCTTGAGTAACAAAGGCGAATACAGCTTCTACTGTTCTCCTCACCAGGGAGCTGGCATGGTGGGAAAAGTTACcgttaattaa
- the LOC7494381 gene encoding uncharacterized protein LOC7494381, which produces METLSSSAAIVSSSSSPLSFFSPKRKELNSPPRLLRFHTSSKKDNKDSDLQSNSNDSSIVPLFSNPTLSKDAAMGLVLSAASVRGWTTGSGMEGPSVPAGAEDGSNTEKVSTLPWSLFTKSPRRRMRVAFTCNVCGQRTTRAINPHAYTDGTVFVQCCGCNVFHKLVDNLNLFHEMKCYVNPSFNYRDAKWDGGFKLFDMDDDDDHQDQDGGGDMFPM; this is translated from the exons ATGGAAACTCTGAGCTCCTCTGCAGCAATCGTCTCATCCTCCTCTTCTCCTCTATCCTTCTTCTCTCCAAAACGAAAGGAATTGAATTCCCCTCCTAGACTTCTCCGATTCCACACCTCTTCAAAAA AGGATAACAAAGATTCGGATCTCCAATCCAACTCTAATGATTCCAGCATCGTCCCTCTCTTCAGCAACCCCACGCTCTCCAAG GATGCGGCGATGGGATTGGTATTGAGCGCGGCATCTGTGAGAGGATGGACTACAGGTTCAGGCATGGAAGGACCTTCAGTGCCAGCTGGAGCCGAGGACGGATCCAATACGGAGAAGGTCTCGACTCTCCCGTGGTCTCTCTTCACGAAATCACCACGTAGGCGAATGCGCGTGGCGTTTACTTGCAATGTTTGTGGTCAGAGAACTACTCGCGCTATAAATCCCCATGCTTACACTGACGGCACCGTCTTCGTTCAA TGTTGTGGTTGCAATGTGTTTCATAAGCTAGTGGATAATCTGAACTTGTTTCACGAGATGAAGTGCTACGTGAACCCTAGCTTTAATTATCGAGATGCGAAGTGGGATGGTGGATTCAAGTTGTTTGatatggatgatgatgatgatcatcaGGATCAGGATGGTGGCGGCGACATGTTTCCGATGTAA